A genomic segment from Carassius auratus strain Wakin chromosome 25, ASM336829v1, whole genome shotgun sequence encodes:
- the LOC113042863 gene encoding secretory carrier-associated membrane protein 2-like, whose translation MSGFDSNPFEDPVDVNPFQDPSVTQVTSSGIDHIDNFNPFPEGHTVTGSTIPASSGPSQPAVLQPSVEPSPQATAAAAQASLHKQQEELEKKAAELERREQELQNRGGQTGKQNNWPPLPKFFPIKPCFYQDFSEEIPQEHQRLCKMIYYLWMWQCVTLFLNVLACLAEFTTNSDAGVDFGLSILWFILFAPCSFLCWFRPVYKAFRSDSSFNFFFFFFIFLAQIAVSVIQSVGIPRWGNSGWISAIDEIGKNKAVGVIMMVVAAFFTATAALSIILLKMVHSHYRRTGASFQKAQQEFSQGVITNRTFQTAAASAATTAAQSSLQRN comes from the exons ATGTCGGGATTTGACTCCAACCCGTTTGAAGATCCAGTCGACGTCAATCCCTTCCAG GATCCGTCTGTCACGCAGGTGACCAGCTCTGGTATCGATCACATTGACAACTTCAATCCGTTTCCTGAAGGCCACACCGTGACG GGAAGCACCATCCCGGCCTCCAGCGGCCCGTCTCAGCCCGCCGTCCTGCAGCCGTCAGTGGAGCCCAGTCCACAG GCCACGGCTGCAGCTGCGCAGGCCAGTCTGCACAAACAGCAGGAGGAGCTGGAGAAGAAAGCTGCAGAGCTGGAGCGACGAGAACAAGAGCTGCAGAACAGAGGCGGGCAGACAG GCAAACAGAACAACTGGCCTCCTCTTCCCAAATTCTTTCCCATCAAGCCTTGCTTCTACCAGGACTTCTCTGAGGAGATCCCGCAGGAACATCAGAGACTCTGCAAAATGATCTATTACCTGTGGATGT ggcaGTGTGTGACGCTGTTTCTGAATGTTCTGGCTTGTCTAGCTGAGTTCACCACTAACTCAGATGCAGGCGTGGACTTTGGCCTGTCCATCCTCTGGTTCATACTGTTCGCTCCCTGCTCCTTCCTCTGCTGGTTCAGACCGGTCTATAAAGCCTTCAG GTCCGACAGCTCCTtcaatttcttcttcttcttcttcattttcttGGCTCAGATCGCCGTGTCTGTGATTCAGAGCGTTGGCATTCCTCGATGGGGCAACAG CGGCTGGATTAGTGCCATAGACGAGATTGGCAAAAACAAAGCGGTGGGTGTCATCATGATGGTGGTGGCGGCCTTCTTCACTGCCACTGCTGCGCTGTCGATTATTTTACTGAAAATG GTTCATTCCCACTACCGTCGCACCGGCGCCAGTTTCCAGAAGGCACAGCAGGAATTCTCCCAAGGTGTCATCACGAACCGCACCTTCCAGACCGCAGCCGCCAGCGCAGCCACCACAGCCGCCCAAAGCTCTCTGCAGAGGAACTAG
- the LOC113042864 gene encoding mannose-6-phosphate isomerase isoform X1, translating to MAEVKVFPLCCVVQSYAWGKVGQDSEVARLLLGGDPQALIEETTPYAELWMGAHPKGDALIKDNRISQRTLGQWIADFPGCLGSKVKDTFHGQLPFLFKVLSVNTALSIQAHPNRELAARLHAQFPEHYPDNNHKPEMAIALTQFEGLCGFRPMDEILGFLKNVPEFRALVGNEAAEELQSADGDPGRTSLALKKCFTRMMNCEKKLFVDQLNMLVKRISEEEAAGKDTSGSNGELLLRLHSQYPGDIGCFSIYFLNRIVLQPGEAMFLGANEPHAYLSGDCVECMACSDNTVRAGLTPKYIDVDTLCEMLNYSPAPVSAKIFPCIRDNADPCVYLYDPPVPDFTVMRIQIPASAQQYTVSALDSAGILLVIDGEAVATSAAALSDITLTPGSVLFISANESVSLEVTSSSGMTMFRACCLL from the exons ATGGCGGAAGTGAAAG TGTTTCCTTTGTGCTGTGTGGTGCAGAGCTATGCCTGGGGTAAAGTGGGTCAGGACAGTGAGGTGGCCCGCCTGCTGCTCGGTGGAGACCCTCAGGCTCTCATAGAGGAGACCACACCATACGCAGAG CTATGGATGGGTGCTCACCCCAAAGGAGACGCTCTCATCAAGGACAACAGGATATCCCAGAGGACCCTGGGACAGTGGATTGCAGATTTCCCAGGATGtctggggtcaaaggtcaaagacACATTCCACGGGCAGCTCCCGTTCCTTTTCAAAGTGCTGTCCGTCAACACGGCTCTGTCCATCCAGGCACATCCCAACCGG GAATTGGCTGCTCGACTCCATGCACAGTTTCCTGAACATTACCCAGACAACAACCACAAGCCGGAGATGGCCATCGCTCTCACACAGTTTGAAGGTCTCTGCGGCTTTCGGCCGATGGATGAAATCTTGGGCTTCCTCAAAA ATGTCCCAGAGTTCCGTGCGCTGGTCGGTAACGAAGCCGCTGAGGAGCTCCAGAGCGCAGACGGAGACCCGGGCCGGACGTCTCTCGCTCTGAAGAAATGTTTCACCAGGATGATGAACTGTGAGAAGAAGCTGTTCGTCGATCAGCTCAACATGCTGGTCAAACGCATCTCAGAAGAAG AGGCTGCAGGTAAAGACACCTCGGGAAGTAATGGAGAGCTGCTACTGCGGCTGCATTCCCAGTATCCGGGGGACATCGGATGCTTTTCCATTTACTTCCTGAACCGTATCGTGCTGCAGCCGGGGGAGGCCATGTTCCTGGGAGCAAATGAGCCTCACGCTTATCTGtctggag ACTGTGTGGAGTGTATGGCGTGCTCTGATAACACCGTGCGTGCCGGACTGACTCCCAAATACATTGACGTGGACACACTCTGTGAGATGCTGAATTACAGCCCGGCTCCAGTCAGTGCCAAAATCTTCCCCTGCATACGGGACAACGCCGACCCCTGCGTCTACCTCTACGACCCTCCAGTGCCAGACTTCACCGTCATGAGAATACAG ATCCCCGCCTCGGCGCAGCAGTACACTGTGAGCGCGCTGGACTCCGCTGGCATCCTGCTGGTCATCGACGGAGAGGCGGTCGCCACGTCTGCTGCGGCCCTCTCTGACATCACTCTGACACCAGGCTCTGTGCTTTTCATTTCAGCCAATGAGAGTGTCTCTTTAGAGGTGACATCATCGTCGGGCATGACCATGTTCAGAGCCTGCTGCTTACTGTAG
- the LOC113042864 gene encoding mannose-6-phosphate isomerase isoform X2 — MGAHPKGDALIKDNRISQRTLGQWIADFPGCLGSKVKDTFHGQLPFLFKVLSVNTALSIQAHPNRELAARLHAQFPEHYPDNNHKPEMAIALTQFEGLCGFRPMDEILGFLKNVPEFRALVGNEAAEELQSADGDPGRTSLALKKCFTRMMNCEKKLFVDQLNMLVKRISEEEAAGKDTSGSNGELLLRLHSQYPGDIGCFSIYFLNRIVLQPGEAMFLGANEPHAYLSGDCVECMACSDNTVRAGLTPKYIDVDTLCEMLNYSPAPVSAKIFPCIRDNADPCVYLYDPPVPDFTVMRIQIPASAQQYTVSALDSAGILLVIDGEAVATSAAALSDITLTPGSVLFISANESVSLEVTSSSGMTMFRACCLL, encoded by the exons ATGGGTGCTCACCCCAAAGGAGACGCTCTCATCAAGGACAACAGGATATCCCAGAGGACCCTGGGACAGTGGATTGCAGATTTCCCAGGATGtctggggtcaaaggtcaaagacACATTCCACGGGCAGCTCCCGTTCCTTTTCAAAGTGCTGTCCGTCAACACGGCTCTGTCCATCCAGGCACATCCCAACCGG GAATTGGCTGCTCGACTCCATGCACAGTTTCCTGAACATTACCCAGACAACAACCACAAGCCGGAGATGGCCATCGCTCTCACACAGTTTGAAGGTCTCTGCGGCTTTCGGCCGATGGATGAAATCTTGGGCTTCCTCAAAA ATGTCCCAGAGTTCCGTGCGCTGGTCGGTAACGAAGCCGCTGAGGAGCTCCAGAGCGCAGACGGAGACCCGGGCCGGACGTCTCTCGCTCTGAAGAAATGTTTCACCAGGATGATGAACTGTGAGAAGAAGCTGTTCGTCGATCAGCTCAACATGCTGGTCAAACGCATCTCAGAAGAAG AGGCTGCAGGTAAAGACACCTCGGGAAGTAATGGAGAGCTGCTACTGCGGCTGCATTCCCAGTATCCGGGGGACATCGGATGCTTTTCCATTTACTTCCTGAACCGTATCGTGCTGCAGCCGGGGGAGGCCATGTTCCTGGGAGCAAATGAGCCTCACGCTTATCTGtctggag ACTGTGTGGAGTGTATGGCGTGCTCTGATAACACCGTGCGTGCCGGACTGACTCCCAAATACATTGACGTGGACACACTCTGTGAGATGCTGAATTACAGCCCGGCTCCAGTCAGTGCCAAAATCTTCCCCTGCATACGGGACAACGCCGACCCCTGCGTCTACCTCTACGACCCTCCAGTGCCAGACTTCACCGTCATGAGAATACAG ATCCCCGCCTCGGCGCAGCAGTACACTGTGAGCGCGCTGGACTCCGCTGGCATCCTGCTGGTCATCGACGGAGAGGCGGTCGCCACGTCTGCTGCGGCCCTCTCTGACATCACTCTGACACCAGGCTCTGTGCTTTTCATTTCAGCCAATGAGAGTGTCTCTTTAGAGGTGACATCATCGTCGGGCATGACCATGTTCAGAGCCTGCTGCTTACTGTAG
- the LOC113042865 gene encoding ferritin, heavy subunit-like, giving the protein MTSQVRQNFHQECEAAINRQIYLELYASYVYLSMGYYFDRDDKSLPNFAKFFREQSKEEREHAEKLMSLQNQRGGRIYLQDIKKPDRDEWGSGLEALECALALEKSVNLSLLDLHKVATQHNDPHVCDFLETHYLDEQVKSIKELADWVSSLRRMGAPQNGMAEYLFDKHTLGKESS; this is encoded by the exons ATGACTTCTCAGGTGAGGCAGAACTTCCATCAGGAGTGTGAGGCAGCCATTAACAGACAGATTTACCTGGAGCTCTACGCCTCGTATGTCTACCTGTCCATG GGCTACTATTTTGACAGGGATGACAAGTCTCTGCCCAACTTTGCCAAGTTTTTCCGCGAGCAGTCTAAGGAGGAGCGAGAACATGCGGAGAAGCTGATGAGTCTGCAGAACCAGAGAGGAGGACGGATCTACCTGCAGGACATCAAG aagccGGATCGGGATGAGTGGGGCAGTGGTCTGGAAGCGCTGGAATGTGCTCTGGCTCTGGAAAAGAGCGTAAATCTGTCCCTACTGGATCTTCACAAGGTGGCAACTCAACACAATGATCCACAT GTTTGTGATTTCCTGGAGACGCATTACCTGGACGAGCAGGTGAAGTCCATTAAAGAGCTGGCGGACTGGGTGAGCAGCCTGCGGCGGATGGGCGCTCCTCAGAACGGCATGGCCGAATATCTGTTTGACAAGCACACTCTGGGAAAGGAAAGCTCTTAG